Proteins encoded within one genomic window of Vespula vulgaris chromosome 16, iyVesVulg1.1, whole genome shotgun sequence:
- the LOC127069749 gene encoding pre-mRNA-splicing factor ATP-dependent RNA helicase DHX16 isoform X1, protein MSKYRRQETSSEDSDSEEERRKKDIKERDEFANRLKAKDDTKTRKVAMPAGSGAAEAAKRLKLMETDAREKLVPKLRVESRRKYLEKRKEDKVAELEADIIDDEYLFEEEILTEREKRERAHKKQLLQLAKEHEKARELERVQRYHMPLEKKKLEAEIEPPDTEPPQSEQSKWESDQMSSAVFRFGAKDRKGIIIIILIHYLYDSLICNQITAQQDYDLLLEDEIEFIQALRMPGSEKGTKREPSPSPQAKILQTIQETKKSLPIYPFKNDLIQAIKEHQILIIEGETGSGKTTQIPQYLYESGFAVNDKIIGCSEPRRVAAMSVAARVAHEMAVKLGNEVGYAIRFEDCTSHRTRIKYMTDGTLHREFLSQPDLASYSVMIIDEAHERTLHTDILFGLVKDITRFRSDLKLLISSATLDATKFSEFFDDAPIFRIPGRRFPVDIYYTKAPEADYIDACVVSILQIHATQPPGDVLVFLTGQDEIETCQEMLQERVRRLGSKLAELLILPVYANLPSDMQAKIFQPTPPGARKVVLATNIAETSLTIDNIVYVIDPGFAKQNNFNSRTGMESLMVVPISKASAMQRAGRAGRVAPGKCFRLYTAWAYQHELEDNTVPEIQRINLGNAVLTLKALGINDLVHFDFLDPPPHETLVLALEQLYALGALNHRGELTKLGRRMAEFPLDPMMAKMLLASERYRCSEEVATIAAMLSVNGAIFYRPKDKIIHADTARKNFHVPGGDHLTLLNVYNQWQQSDFSTHWCYENFIQHRSMKRARDVREQLIGLMQRVEMELVSGITETVNIRKAITAGYFYHVARLSKGGHYKTAKHNQTVSIHPNSSLFQELPRWLLYHELVFTTKEFMRQVTEIESKWLLEVAPHYYKPKELEDSTNKKMPKVAGRARPDGTN, encoded by the exons ATGAGTAAATACAGAAGACAAGAAACCTCAAGCGAGGATAGCGATAGTGAGGAAGAAAGacgtaaaaaagatataaaagagagagatgaatttGCAAACCGTCTTAAAGCTAAGGATGACACTAAGACACGTAAAGTTGCTATGCCTGCTGGCTCTGGAGCAG ctgAAGCAGCAAAAAGACTTAAACTCATGGAAACCGATGCTAGAGAAAAGCTTGTCCCAAAACTGAGAGTGGAATCTCGcagaaaatatttagaaaaacgTAAAGAGGATAAGGTGGCAGAATTAGAAGCAGATATTATCGATGATGAATATCTATTTGAAgaagaaat TTTGACAGAACGTGAAAAGCGTGAAAGAGCTCATAAGaaacaattattacaattgGCAAAAGAACATGAAAAGGCAAGGGAACTTGAAAGAGTACAAAGGTATCATATGcctttggaaaaaaagaaattggaagcTGAGATAGAACCACCCGATACAGAACCACCGCAATCTGAACAAAGTAAATGGGAGTCTGATCAGATGTCATCTGCCGTATTTAGATTTGGAGCAAAGGATAGAAaaggtataataataattatcctaATTCACTACCTTTATGATTCATTAATATGCAATCAAATAACAGCACAACAGGATTATGATCTTTTATTGGAGGatgaaatagaatttattcAGGCACTGCGTATGCCTGGAAGTGAAAAAGGTACAAAACGTGAACCAAGTCCTTCTCCACAGGCAAAAATTTTGCAAACCatacaagaaacaaaaaagagctTACCGATATATCCTTTTAAGAACGATCTTATCCAAGCTATTAAAGAACATCAG ATTCTGATCATAGAAGGTGAAACAGGTTCAGGGAAGACTACACAAATTCCTCAGTATTTATACGAATCGGGCTTTGCAGtgaacgataaaattattggTTGCAGCGAGCCTCGCCGAGTAGCAGCAATGTCCGTAGCTGCTAGAGTAGCTCATGAAATGGCTGTAAAACTTGGAAACGAAGTTGGTTATGCGATTCGTTTCGAAGATTGTACGTCTCATCGTACGCGTATAAAATACATGACTGACGGTACATTGCATCGTGAATTCCTTAGTCAGCCTGATTTAGCGTCATACAG CGTAATGATAATTGACGAAGCTCATGAGCGCACATTACATACCGATATTTTATTTGGTTTGGTCAAGGATATTACAAGATTCCGTTCAGACTTGAAACTGTTAATTTCTTCGGCAACATTAGATGCGACAAAGTTTAGCGAATTCTTCGACGATGCTCCAATTTTTCGTATACCTGGTCGTCGTTTCcctgtagatatatattatacaaaagcGCCTGAAGCGGACTATATCGACGCATGTGTAGTCTCTATTCTTCAAATTCATGCGACACAACCGCCAGGAGATGTGCTAGTATTTCTAACTG GTCAGGACGAGATTGAGACGTGTCAAGAGATGTTacaagagagagtaagaaggCTGGGAAGTAAGTTGGCTGAACTTTTGATATTGCCTGTTTATGCAAACTTGCCGAGTGATATGCAAGCTAAAATATTTCAACCTACTCCACCTGGCGCTAGAAag GTTGTTCTGGCTACTAACATTGCAGAGACGTctttaacgatcgataatatcgtttaCGTGATAGATCCTGGATTTGCGAAacagaataattttaattctcgAACAGGAATGGAAAGTCTGATGGTTGTCCCGATTAGCAAAGCTTCCGCAATGCAGCGAGCTGGTCGCGCTGGCAGAGTAGCGCCTGGTAAATGTTTCAGACTTTACACAGCATGGGCATATCAACACGAGTTGGAAGATAATACTGTACCTGAAATACAAAGGATAAATCTTG GTAACGCAGTGCTCACTTTGAAAGCTCTAGGTATTAACGATTTAGTTCACTTTGATTTTCTCGATCCACCACCGCATGAAACATTAGTATTAGCTTTAGAGCAGCTTTACGCTTTGGGTGCCCTTAATCATCGCGGCGAATTAACTAAACTCGGTCGACGAATGGCAGAATTTCCACTTGATCCAATGATGGCAAAAATGTTGTTAGCTAGCGAACGTTATCGTTGCTCTGAAGAAGTGGCCACCATAGCTGCTATGCTTTCTGTAAACGGAGCAATCTTCTATAGACccaaagataaaattatacatgCTGATACAGCTCGAAAAAATTTTCACGTTCCTGGTGGAGATCATCTTACTCTTCTTAATGTTTATAATCAGTGGCAACAAAGTGATTTTAGTACTCATTGGTGTTACGAAAATTTCATTCAGCATAG ATCGATGAAACGAGCCAGAGATGTTAGGGAACAGTTAATCGGCTTGATGCAACGTGTCGAAATGGAACTTGTCTCGGGTATTACAGAAACAGTTAATATTCGGAAA GCTATTACGGCAGGTTATTTCTATCACGTAGCTCGTTTGTCAAAGGGAGGCCATTATAAAACAGCAAAACACAATCAAACGGTGTCGATTCATCCGAATAGTTCTCTATTTCAAGAACTTCCACGATGGTTGCTTTATCACGAATTAGTATTTACGACGAAAGAATTCATGCGACAG GTTACCGAAATAGAAAGCAAATGGTTGTTGGAAGTTGCACCACATTATTACAAACCCAAAGAACTTGAAGActcgacaaataaaaaaatgccTAAAGTTGCAGGCAGAGCACGGCCAGATGGAACCAACTGA
- the LOC127069749 gene encoding pre-mRNA-splicing factor ATP-dependent RNA helicase DHX16 isoform X2 gives MSKYRRQETSSEDSDSEEERRKKDIKERDEFANRLKAKDDTKTRKVAMPAGSGAAEAAKRLKLMETDAREKLVPKLRVESRRKYLEKRKEDKVAELEADIIDDEYLFEEEILTEREKRERAHKKQLLQLAKEHEKARELERVQRYHMPLEKKKLEAEIEPPDTEPPQSEQSKWESDQMSSAVFRFGAKDRKAQQDYDLLLEDEIEFIQALRMPGSEKGTKREPSPSPQAKILQTIQETKKSLPIYPFKNDLIQAIKEHQILIIEGETGSGKTTQIPQYLYESGFAVNDKIIGCSEPRRVAAMSVAARVAHEMAVKLGNEVGYAIRFEDCTSHRTRIKYMTDGTLHREFLSQPDLASYSVMIIDEAHERTLHTDILFGLVKDITRFRSDLKLLISSATLDATKFSEFFDDAPIFRIPGRRFPVDIYYTKAPEADYIDACVVSILQIHATQPPGDVLVFLTGQDEIETCQEMLQERVRRLGSKLAELLILPVYANLPSDMQAKIFQPTPPGARKVVLATNIAETSLTIDNIVYVIDPGFAKQNNFNSRTGMESLMVVPISKASAMQRAGRAGRVAPGKCFRLYTAWAYQHELEDNTVPEIQRINLGNAVLTLKALGINDLVHFDFLDPPPHETLVLALEQLYALGALNHRGELTKLGRRMAEFPLDPMMAKMLLASERYRCSEEVATIAAMLSVNGAIFYRPKDKIIHADTARKNFHVPGGDHLTLLNVYNQWQQSDFSTHWCYENFIQHRSMKRARDVREQLIGLMQRVEMELVSGITETVNIRKAITAGYFYHVARLSKGGHYKTAKHNQTVSIHPNSSLFQELPRWLLYHELVFTTKEFMRQVTEIESKWLLEVAPHYYKPKELEDSTNKKMPKVAGRARPDGTN, from the exons ATGAGTAAATACAGAAGACAAGAAACCTCAAGCGAGGATAGCGATAGTGAGGAAGAAAGacgtaaaaaagatataaaagagagagatgaatttGCAAACCGTCTTAAAGCTAAGGATGACACTAAGACACGTAAAGTTGCTATGCCTGCTGGCTCTGGAGCAG ctgAAGCAGCAAAAAGACTTAAACTCATGGAAACCGATGCTAGAGAAAAGCTTGTCCCAAAACTGAGAGTGGAATCTCGcagaaaatatttagaaaaacgTAAAGAGGATAAGGTGGCAGAATTAGAAGCAGATATTATCGATGATGAATATCTATTTGAAgaagaaat TTTGACAGAACGTGAAAAGCGTGAAAGAGCTCATAAGaaacaattattacaattgGCAAAAGAACATGAAAAGGCAAGGGAACTTGAAAGAGTACAAAGGTATCATATGcctttggaaaaaaagaaattggaagcTGAGATAGAACCACCCGATACAGAACCACCGCAATCTGAACAAAGTAAATGGGAGTCTGATCAGATGTCATCTGCCGTATTTAGATTTGGAGCAAAGGATAGAAaag CACAACAGGATTATGATCTTTTATTGGAGGatgaaatagaatttattcAGGCACTGCGTATGCCTGGAAGTGAAAAAGGTACAAAACGTGAACCAAGTCCTTCTCCACAGGCAAAAATTTTGCAAACCatacaagaaacaaaaaagagctTACCGATATATCCTTTTAAGAACGATCTTATCCAAGCTATTAAAGAACATCAG ATTCTGATCATAGAAGGTGAAACAGGTTCAGGGAAGACTACACAAATTCCTCAGTATTTATACGAATCGGGCTTTGCAGtgaacgataaaattattggTTGCAGCGAGCCTCGCCGAGTAGCAGCAATGTCCGTAGCTGCTAGAGTAGCTCATGAAATGGCTGTAAAACTTGGAAACGAAGTTGGTTATGCGATTCGTTTCGAAGATTGTACGTCTCATCGTACGCGTATAAAATACATGACTGACGGTACATTGCATCGTGAATTCCTTAGTCAGCCTGATTTAGCGTCATACAG CGTAATGATAATTGACGAAGCTCATGAGCGCACATTACATACCGATATTTTATTTGGTTTGGTCAAGGATATTACAAGATTCCGTTCAGACTTGAAACTGTTAATTTCTTCGGCAACATTAGATGCGACAAAGTTTAGCGAATTCTTCGACGATGCTCCAATTTTTCGTATACCTGGTCGTCGTTTCcctgtagatatatattatacaaaagcGCCTGAAGCGGACTATATCGACGCATGTGTAGTCTCTATTCTTCAAATTCATGCGACACAACCGCCAGGAGATGTGCTAGTATTTCTAACTG GTCAGGACGAGATTGAGACGTGTCAAGAGATGTTacaagagagagtaagaaggCTGGGAAGTAAGTTGGCTGAACTTTTGATATTGCCTGTTTATGCAAACTTGCCGAGTGATATGCAAGCTAAAATATTTCAACCTACTCCACCTGGCGCTAGAAag GTTGTTCTGGCTACTAACATTGCAGAGACGTctttaacgatcgataatatcgtttaCGTGATAGATCCTGGATTTGCGAAacagaataattttaattctcgAACAGGAATGGAAAGTCTGATGGTTGTCCCGATTAGCAAAGCTTCCGCAATGCAGCGAGCTGGTCGCGCTGGCAGAGTAGCGCCTGGTAAATGTTTCAGACTTTACACAGCATGGGCATATCAACACGAGTTGGAAGATAATACTGTACCTGAAATACAAAGGATAAATCTTG GTAACGCAGTGCTCACTTTGAAAGCTCTAGGTATTAACGATTTAGTTCACTTTGATTTTCTCGATCCACCACCGCATGAAACATTAGTATTAGCTTTAGAGCAGCTTTACGCTTTGGGTGCCCTTAATCATCGCGGCGAATTAACTAAACTCGGTCGACGAATGGCAGAATTTCCACTTGATCCAATGATGGCAAAAATGTTGTTAGCTAGCGAACGTTATCGTTGCTCTGAAGAAGTGGCCACCATAGCTGCTATGCTTTCTGTAAACGGAGCAATCTTCTATAGACccaaagataaaattatacatgCTGATACAGCTCGAAAAAATTTTCACGTTCCTGGTGGAGATCATCTTACTCTTCTTAATGTTTATAATCAGTGGCAACAAAGTGATTTTAGTACTCATTGGTGTTACGAAAATTTCATTCAGCATAG ATCGATGAAACGAGCCAGAGATGTTAGGGAACAGTTAATCGGCTTGATGCAACGTGTCGAAATGGAACTTGTCTCGGGTATTACAGAAACAGTTAATATTCGGAAA GCTATTACGGCAGGTTATTTCTATCACGTAGCTCGTTTGTCAAAGGGAGGCCATTATAAAACAGCAAAACACAATCAAACGGTGTCGATTCATCCGAATAGTTCTCTATTTCAAGAACTTCCACGATGGTTGCTTTATCACGAATTAGTATTTACGACGAAAGAATTCATGCGACAG GTTACCGAAATAGAAAGCAAATGGTTGTTGGAAGTTGCACCACATTATTACAAACCCAAAGAACTTGAAGActcgacaaataaaaaaatgccTAAAGTTGCAGGCAGAGCACGGCCAGATGGAACCAACTGA
- the LOC127069766 gene encoding odorant receptor Or1-like, with protein MHTLPLSFGLLTYVGFWRPTKWSSNSLKYFIYNVYTTFMVFLLYTFAFCGFMDALIDHDLDNLLEKFSLFISVIGVCIKVTNILINRNSIISVANMLLKEVCIPRDSEELAIKQKFDKNAKTITIYCEILNETTVFFATVAQFGKFLETRTLPLADWTPYDRTSNIMFWITLLHQSFALMVCANSSVAHETIISGLMIQICAQLEILCHRARTLPTFLQKTQKNYSSKEDFKKVENKVIGELVEYHLYVYKFAKKVNDVFMLMIFMQFSISSTVLCMSVYKLSTKDVISLDFLWTFFYLTCMLTQLFLYCWFGNEVTLRSKKIGDAFYEMDWISLRSKVIKNLTIIMARTTRAIEMNSGYIVKLSAESFMIIIKVSYSAYNVLQTSS; from the exons atGCATACTCTTCCTTTATCATTCGGCCTGTTAACTTACGTTGGTTTTTGGCGACCAACAAAATGGTCATCGAATTCTTTAAAGTATTTCATTTACAACGTTTATACGACTTTCATGGTATTCTTGCTTTATACATTCGCATTCTGTGGGTTCATGGATGCTCTGATTGATCATGACTTGGATAACTTACTTGAAAAGTTTTCACTCTTTATATCCGTCATCGGAGTTTGTATCAAAGTGACGAACATTTTAATCAATCGAAATAGTATTATTTCAGTTGCAAACATGCTTCTAAAGGAGGTATGCATTCCACGTGATTCAGAGGAGCTGGCAATTAAACAGAAGTTTGATAAAAATGCCAA AACTATCACAATTTATTGCGAAATCTTGAACGAGACAACCGTCTTCTTCGCAACTGTGGCTCAATTTGGTAAATTCTTAGAAACTCGTACTTTACCGCTTGCCGATTGGACACCATACGATCGTACCTCGAATATTATGTTTTGGATCACTTTACTTCATCAATCCTTTGCTCTCATGGTGTGTGCTAACTCGAGCGTGGCTCACGAGACCATAATATCCGGACTGATGATACAAATTTGTGCTCAATTGGAGATACTCTGTCATCGGGCAAGAACATTGCCAACGTTTCTGCAAAAGACACAGAAAAATTATTCCTCTAAAGAGGACTTTAAAAAAGTCGAAAATAAAGTTATTGGTGAATTGGTCGAGTATCATCTTTACgtttataa GTTTGCTAAAAAAGTCAATGACGTGTTCATGCTTATGATATTCATGCAATTTTCTATAAGTTCTACAGTACTCTGCATGAGCGTGTATAAATTATCAACGAAAGATGTGATAAGCCTGGATTTCCTGTggacatttttttatctcacgTGTATGCTCACTCAACTCTTCCTTTATTGTTGGTTTGGTAACGAAGTTACGTTAAGG agtAAAAAAATTGGAGATGCATTTTATGAAATGGATTGGATATCATTAAGaagtaaagtaataaaaaatcttacTATAATAATGGCACGAACAACGAGAGCCATCGAAATGAATAGTGGCTATATAGTGAAACTCTCAGCAGAATCGTTTATGATc ATAATTAAAGTCTCATATTCTGCTTATAATGTTTTACAAACTTCGTCATAA